The Catharus ustulatus isolate bCatUst1 chromosome 17, bCatUst1.pri.v2, whole genome shotgun sequence genome includes the window AAGATAGAGCTGGAGCTACATAATACCCATTATAAGTTGTAGCAGCAAGTGTAATAATTCCTTCTTTTGACAACTCAAAGATTACCCCAAGAGGATCAGATCCCTACCCCTATAAATATGACAAGGCTCACCTTTTCCTGCTCAAGGTCTACTCCCAGATCCTTGCACATTTTtagaaagtgagaaaatgaagaGTGATCTAGAAGGATTACACTTTAACTTGCCGTTGGTTACAGGCTTCCAAGAGGTCTGTGAAGATATCAGTATCTGTGAAGGAATCCATAACTAGGGCAATCATCTGAAATGATTTGAGCAGAATCCATTAGGCTGTTACCACAGCATCCCAAGGGGATAGTACATGAGAAATTTGACTTTCAATACTCCCTCTGCCTTTTTTAAAGTGAATATGGAACATGGTACAGTCTTCTGTGATACAGAGTATTCTTCCTCAGCCTGAGACAGAACTAGACCCGGTTTTGCCCTATGTTAGGCACATTTGATCTCTTCTTAAGCAAGAgggtttttccttcctgagaaCAGATATCTTTTCCTCATAAGCATTGccagaagaaaaaggtgagCTTACTTCCAATGCTACAGTTTTCCAGTCTTTCAACTTTCCAAATATGAAAAGGAACAGtaagaaaacccaaaaccaaagtGTCTGACTGCTCTTTACATCTCACCTCTCTGTTCAAGATAAAAGCCAGGTTTGTCTTCACCTTATTATTGAGATTCTCGTATTTCAAGTCAAGATCTGAGTAAAAGATCCCTTGAGAGACAGATCCTACTCCCACAGGTAGGAACCCCAGGGTTTGCCGTGGATCATCCGCAGGAATGGGAAGCAATGGGTGTTTCTTTCAGAGACCGGGAATGGGCACGCTCGGGGTGCGTCGCTCTCGGGTGCCGACTCCCCGAGGGAACGTAGCGGCACAGAGAGCCCGGCTCGGTTTTCAGCAGTACCGGGGCAGGAAGCTGGCAAATAATGAACTTATTTACAAAAGAACTACAAAAGAGAGtgtaaaagatacaaagagaTACGAAACAGCAGACTAATTAAAAACAGAAGGTTATATACAGTAAGCGAAGCGGGGCAGGACGAGGTAGCCCGGACAGCTGCGCAGGGCAGGGCGCTCGGCGGGCACTCACCTGCCGGGCGGAGCGGATCTGCCGCCGCACCGCCTCCTTGCAGCCGTACATGCTGTCCCCGCAGCCGGGCTGGAAATGCGCCTCCACCCGCGTCAGCCCGCGGAAGGCGCCGCTGGCGAAGCCcggccagcccagctccagcgcCGGCGGCTCCAGGTCCGAGCGCTCGGGGAAGTAGGTGAGCGACGAGGCGTCCAGCGAGGCTCCGGCCGAGGGCTCGGCCGCCGGCTCCGGGCCCGCGGCGGGCGGCAGCGCGGCCCGAGCGATGTCCTGCACCTCGGGCTCCGACAGGAAGGGCGGCAGCTGCTCCCGCCGCAGGAAAGCGCGCAGCGCCTCGGGGCCGCCCgccaccagctcctccagcgccaGGCGCTGCGCCTCGCTGTACGGCCCGGCCGGCGGCGGCCAGCGCCCCGAGCCCTCCTCCAGACACTGCGACGCGTTGGCCATGGCCGGAgcgccccgccgctgccccggcTCTTTATAGCGCTCTCCTCCGCTCCTCCCGGCCGCTCGCCCACGGGACAGTCACGGGTGGCACAGCCCGCAGCCTTCCCCACGCCCAGGGAAGCGCCCGCAGCAGCGCCAGCCGCTAAGGAGGAAGGATCAGCCCAGCCCCGGACCTGCTGCCCAGCCCGGATCAAAAGGCTGCTCCTAAGGTTGGAGAGGGCAAATGGCCCCAGCTTGAAAGCACCAAGCCGACGCTTAGTCACTTAGTCACCCCGATTTAAAATgccaaataaacagaaaacagctCAGCGATAATCAGGTGAAAACCTCATGGCAAAAAGGAGTTTAATTGTAAAGTGTTTCTTGTTCCTTTTAGAGTACCTTAACATCTGCAAGGTATAATAAAGTTGAAAAGCACACAGAACAAACAAGGTAATTTTGCACTCAAGAACTGCAGGACTTAGCACTTAAAATTCAACACGATATTGGTGTTGAACATGTAATCTTGGCTCCCTCCCTGCAACTTGGCTTGCTGCCAGTGTTCCAGATCCACAAATCAAGCAATAAACTATCTTATCGTTTCAAACAAGTGCAGACAgaacttttttccccacctccAACTTTAGTGAAGGAGTGGCTGCTTTGAAATCCAAGTAACAAAAGTAAGTAATAAGCCTCTTTGTCCATAGAGATTTCAGACAGAATGCCAAAGTTACTTTTTCTCAACACTTGCAGCCTTTTTGAgttatgtgtatttttattcattcattcaatATCCAAGCCAATGGCTGAAATGTGCCATCTACTGGACACACACAccctaaataaaaaaatagataacCGAGACTGATTTGTTCTGGCAGAATTCAGTGTGGTTGGCCACTGAAGTACTGAGATGCAGGtctaaagaaaaacagtacAGGTCAGATCTCAGGGAGAGACTGCACACACTGCTCAGGTAAGAGACCCTGCAAGCACAGACATGCACAGAAATCTGCCAACAGTCAGATAAAGGCTCTGCAAAGCAGCCAGACCTCAAGACCAGTACTCAATATTGGAAGTATCTTCAAAAACTAGAGTGGCACTTTAGCTCCTCAAACCAAGTTCGTAGTGGAAACATGATAGAGCAGGAAAGAATACTTCAGACAGcacagttaaaaagaaaaaaaaaagtttgtttaaCTCCCACAGTTACTTGTAAATTAACATTACCCAGGATAACCCACAACATTCTGTAGTGCATTTGTCAGTTTACTTTTGAACAGGGGCTTTGTCACACCTCAGTGATTGTCTCACCTTGGAGCTCACTGCAAAGAAGGAAACACACATGTACACACAATATAGATATTTTCATATCTCTAAACAAATTCACAAGAGCATGATCAAACTAAAGGGCGAGTTAGGTCATTCTGTTTCAGAAGGCCTAAACATGGAAAAGTAATAGCGTTGAAGATAACCTGCAACTGTTTCAACAGACTCTTTGGAGCTTTAGTAGAAGAGTAACATGTATATCACAGAATAAAATCAGCTTTTGACTCTTTGTAAAAGCTGATTCCTCTCCTATCAAAGATAAAGTAGAAATTAAAGCAATATTGGAAAAAAAGATTGAGAATTCCTTGATATATGATAGCTCTCCAAAGCCACTCTGAGCAAGTTCAGTGCATCTCAGATTTTTCCAAGTTTACATAAATTAAAACTAAGGCAATAGCAATCCAGGAAAGCAANNNNNNNNNNNNNATAAACACTTGATAACCCTCAATAAAACTGTAAGAGAGAGTTACTGTAGATTTACTACCCAGGAAAGGAAAGCTCTTCAAGAGCTTATTGCTTCTTATTTAATGCTGATAAATGCaagagctccagcagcctgggttaaagcagctttgcaggaaaatgaaataggaacttaataaaataaaagaggtgCCCACAGAGGGATGGGGGGAACCACAGTTGGCCACagtggctctgagctgctgcctgctggggttGTGTGGGATTTTCTGAGGGTTCTGTCACCCCTTTGGTGGGGCAGTGCCaccgagcagcagcacaaagtcCCAGTGACCTGGGCTGGGATTGACTGCTGCCCTTTGGCTTGAGAACCTCCCCTGTTCttccagagcccagctgtgaGGCACATCTGCACGGTGAGAACACCTCTCTCCCTGCACCCTGAAGTGCACCAGGTGCCACCCCTGCTGGGAGGATGCTCAGATTGCATGTGGGCTTTCTGAAATGTGTGATTGGCAAGGAGGAAGGAACGGGCTGGCCTATTTACACTAGCCCAGCTTTCCCAGCCACCTCGGGCAGCAGCCCTTCCTGAGGAGCACAATGGGGATGttcacagccccagggaggatTCCACAAACCAGCACTGACAAAGGTCCTGCCCTCGCTGATGAGCACTGATGTGTTGTTTTCTGCATTCACAGCTCTTGGTGATGGGGAAGCATTTACAggttaattttgttttcctccttaaGAAGTCTTGCAGGGAACAGCCCagtgcttaaaaaataaacacccaACAAAAATCCTCACCAATGCCCTTATCATCTGTATTCACTTGGACAGGTTTCCTTCCCAGTAGCCCAGCAAGGGCACTCTCCACTTCTATATCCCAGTTTCAGCACCCTCTCAGCCAAGGCAGCttcccatggcacagccagcactggctgatgtttgttctgtttcagcagctgctgctctatTGAGGGATCCAGCAAACTGCACTTTGGAGAGCTTTGCTGCTCACACTGTTAATGTACAGCGGGCAAGCGTGGGGAAATGGAGGAGGGTGATCAAAGGAAATTTCCCTCCAGGCTTCCACTATTATTTGCTGtccaaaaaataatattaaatgtGATCTACCATCATAGTAATAAATAGATAATGTgttattttatgtattattgGACCCCTCACACAATAAGTGGAGTtacattcctgctgctgttccaaggGCTTTCTGGATGCAAAAACGAGACAAGTACCTCTGAAAGACAAAGGTTAAGccatttaaaatatcattacaCTGTTCTCAGTACAAAAGATGGATTATCACTCAAATGAAAGTGTATCAAcatcttcaaatattttgtaatttatcTTAATTACTGTGCAGAGATGGAGCCCTGAGGGTTTTCCAagtggggaaactgaggaaaacatgagggaagaaaaagagttttGTGGGGATACTACAACAGGTCAGTGACATCTGGGACAGAGCATCTTCCCTGAACGAAGCTGGATCCAGATTCAGAAGCTCATGTCCAGGAAGTTGCCAAATGTTGGTCtgtaaagaagagaaaataataatttaaggAATGACAAGTAACACTCATTGGTACGAGGATGCTGATGCTGGATTGTCCAACTTTCCTGGTGATTTTTCTCCCTCCTAAAGCAATGGGATAAGCCTTGCTTATCTCTTACATAAACATTAGATATTTGCTGGTCAGCACTGGAGTTATTAAATCTCCACCCCCTTTGCAATGCACATTTTGGAAAGCACTCCCAAGACACAGCTCCAAGTTTGTGTAAAAATGAGAATACATCCATGGAGCCACTGGCACATTCCAAGCAGGCTGCTGCAGTTGTTCACACTAATTCAGGAAGAAAGGAGCACATAAATTAAGTACTGAGCTGGCAGAATCAGTGTGTCCATGTTATTACAACAACAGGAACATCCTTGCACTCCTCAATAAAATCCACTCTCTGTCTGATATCAGATATATTGTCTTGGATTGCAAAAAGTAACTATCAAgacacaaaactgaaagaaaacaatgctttttgttcacaaaaaaatttctgatACTGACATTTAAACTGGAATTTGTTAACAAGGAAGAATAAAAGCTGTAAAAGACACAACTCCCCTATTTTCATAAGCAAAACTTAAAATTCTCCCTGTGCAATGCCTTCAATTAATAATGTAAAGTATCTGCCACCAATTATAAATCCTTTTTATGAATGCTGAATGTGGTTCATATCTTTTCTCTCACTTCATCAGATGCCATGAACTGAAGGCTGTAACAGCATCCTGgctatggctttttttttcccccacagaatccaaatttttcaatgtttttttaatgctccATTTCTCTTAATGGCAAACAAGGTTTCAAAATGTAGAGAAGTTTTGAAAAGATATTGGTGAAACAACAAATTggaaaataaagggagagagaaaaataagtacTATCTGCACCATATTATATAAGTAGTAGGGGGAAAATATTGGGAACATGAAGAGAGAAAGCTTTTAAGTGCTTACAGCAGTGAATTCTGCTGTTTTACAGAATTCTCCTAGAGAGCAGGGGGAAAACAGTAATGGATGTCCAGCACAATTCTGACttataaaaacacaaacattttactGCAACTTAAGAAGAattctaatttaaaatgtttcaaatcaAAATTTGTTAAGATCTGtctttttcaattatttctgcAGCAAAGTTGGTTTCAATTTGACTGAAGCATTAAAAattgcagcaggcactgcaaCACTCATTTTGCCATCTCTTCAGTGTTCTTTATTGCTTTCTTGCCTATCAGACTCTCCAATGATACCATGATCCCTACCACGCTCGATCATTTCTTTATCTGTGCTGAAAAAGTCACAATTTAAATTCTGcaagtttttatttctcctgaCTTACATCTTTAGTGATAAAGATTTGActttaaaaatttaacaaaagCAAGGAAACAAGTGCAAACCCTACAGTCAAGGCAACATCATTGTCTGCAGGAAACAACAAGCACTGgtgtggattttttccttttcccctgaaAAGTTGCATTAGATTTTCTGATGTGTGATGGCCTCAGTTGTGCATCCTGCAAACTTTCTCTGAGGAGCTGTTCACACCTGGACCATCacctcacagaaaataaaaggcacAACACAAAAATCTGCCTCTTACCAGCAGGATCATCCTgtgaattttgattttattgaATTAATGTCCAAATTAATTCTCCTAAACGTGACTTGCACAGAATTACTGATGTGTCTGAGAAGACCTAACCAAGCTTTAGATTTTAtaacacaaatatttctctttttgatgcttctttattgcttttattatCATGATCACAATGGTAAGGCAGCTTATTCACCTTTTATACAACAAATGCAAGCACACTCCAAAGCATATCAAGGGAAAGCCAAGTTTGGGTAATGCAGCCTCCCATCCCTGGATGAAGTTATCAGAGTGGAGAACAACCACAGAAAGTGCCACCATGCTTTTGACAAAGCAGAATAACATGCAACATCTTCATGAGTACATCTCTAGTCTGTGCTCACTGAGCTCAGATGTTCACACAATGTCTTGGACAATGGTCAGGAAGTGCCCTCTCTGCAGGGTGGACAATTCCAACTGCCCAGAGAGACAGAACAGgcaaaaacaaatttttccCTGTTCAGTGAAGAAGGGGTCCAGCCTCTTGTGTAATGTCAGTCAGGGAGTCTGGGGcaaaactttaattttaaatttacagtGCAAGTGTTAATTGCAAAGCTCTGTTTCAGGGTCATGGACAGATTGAATTTGAGGGCCCAGATTCTGACAGTTTG containing:
- the LOC117004279 gene encoding LOW QUALITY PROTEIN: protein FAM83D-A-like (The sequence of the model RefSeq protein was modified relative to this genomic sequence to represent the inferred CDS: inserted 4 bases in 3 codons), producing the protein MANASQCLEEGSGRWPPPAGPYSEAQRLALEELVAGGPEALRAFLRREQLPPFLSEPEVQDIARAALPPAAGPEPAAEPSAGASLDASSLTYFPERSDLEPPALELGWPGFASGAFRGLTRVEAHFQPGCGDSMYGCKEAVRRQIRSARQMIALVMDSFTDTDIFTDLLEACNQRQVKVXILLDHSSFSHFLKMCKDLGVDLEQEKLMRVRIIMGHXYCTRSGTKIIGKVREKFMLIDGIRVTTGSYSFTWTDGKLNSSNILILXGPAVAHFDLEFRILHSRSKPINLKEFSSCKKNRVWDQLFRITVASRDVTREHFLRMEFLYLRAFVGDLKRKRSWLHASREALYSPNNTLHTSPPLTKRNGSLVMRPHWIIER